One genomic segment of Lampris incognitus isolate fLamInc1 chromosome 2, fLamInc1.hap2, whole genome shotgun sequence includes these proteins:
- the tnnt2a gene encoding troponin T type 2a (cardiac) — MPNLIPPKIPDGERVDFDDIHRKRMEKDLTELQTLIEVHFESRKKEEEELISLKDRIEKRRSERAEQQRIRSEREKERQRRVEEEKTRKEEEEAKRRAEDDAKKKKTLTSLHFGGYMQKVTEKRSGKRQTEREKKKKILNERRKSLDIENMSQERLKEKARELWEWMHQLEAEKFELQYQFTRQKYEINVLRNRVSDHQRSSKRTKRGLRK; from the exons ATGCCTAACCTCATCCCGCCTAAGATCCCAGATGGAGAGAGGGTGGATTTTGAT GATATCCATCGTAAAAGGATGGAAAAGGACCTGACGGAGCTCCAGACTCTGATCGAGGTTCACTTTGAGAGCaggaagaaggaagaggaggagctcATCAGTCTCAAGGACAGGATT GAGAAACGGCGCTCTGAACGCGCGGAGCAGCAGAGGATCCGCAGCGAACGAGAGAAGGAACGACAAAGACGTGTGGAG GAGGAGAAGACtcgcaaggaggaggaggaggccaaacGGAGGGCAGAGGATGacgcgaagaagaagaaaaccctgACCAGCCTCCATTTTGGAGGCTACATGCAGAAGGTG ACAGAGAAGAGGAGTGGCAAGCggcagactgagagagagaagaagaagaagattctgAATGAAAGACGAAAATCGCTGGACATCGAGAACATGAGCCAGGAGAGACTAAA GGAGAAAGCCCGGGAGCTATGGGAATGGATGCACCAGCTGGAAGCAGAGAAGTTTGAACTGCAGTACCAGTTTACCAGACAGAAatacgag ATAAACGTGCTGAGGAACCGTGTGAGCGACCACCAGAGAAG